From a region of the Streptobacillus felis genome:
- a CDS encoding YadA-like family protein, translating to MSIFEKMRYLKSRLKTQKNITIGVVIAYLMLGFAAFGATADYVSINSDANGNRQSEGATATNAIAIGPSATATGESSLAVGDTANASKYASAFGSLSKATGEGALALGNTSNASGQNATSIGVQANSSGIQSNAIGALSNASGQNATAIGVQSKSEGVQSNAIGTLSNAAGINDIAIGTQSNAIGKNSIAIGYQSNSKSSSAVSIGNKAVSHATYSTTLGSTANTHGGYATAVGSYASGLSDGTTSFGSRSRAAGYRATALGSYADSKGHESIAIGDAARSEKADSIAIGRGSKSEVISGVALGAESVAKVDSGMFGFDLDKGGVLTSVSDISTLTDAEKARALELEANVNNLKTEFETKDQEYMNRLFTLHGELVKARNANDTAKVSELLAERALLERAVTSARMNYYSNAEVKEYNKLVGTWKSTLSAVSIGDKEEGLTRQINNLAAGTEDTDAVNVAQLKSINLKVTGDNLANDATAIGKVRLHDQKLAINGTSGEITTTVAKDGQTVIISLADEIKNKVNAMKYFSVKSTLAGNSQNNGASGENSIAIGPNANSTVKDGVALGNGASVNNAQGTPGTSGIAIGTGAQSHQMSSAMHEVLVRFKRTKDKMTGGIAIGTQTHARISTIDIGNRDYVGRIGDIEFNKNGVDSWNSISGVGATTVGDNSINTSNFSTINGSFNTITNSQRNGNQFHNLAKAMQGFGASIIGSLNSIEGNEDLVGSGTGRLDQILVALGSKHPATGLMYSGTASNAIGFANKISKSNGALIYGAGNEITNSYLTPSGANEITKLVGASFLDSNNTGVEIKELADSFRKYMGNARLGSVGVIGGANKVDYALFSTVNGVGNELKGKGNITLSETNTTMSQVTKNGSAFAIFNQITGYENKATNVSNLMLTGSKNVVEHASNNIVTGNNHSIKGTETEIAEGNVVIGFNKNKSDSNFKASAKNIVAIGNDIVATQDDSVYLGNGSKDAAAANTKAMDTYSTDTINGITLNFAGGTPTGLVSVGSEGKERRIQNVASGWISATSTDAINGSQLYSVIDKFNSKLSESPKINVVGSGNVTVNPEEKDGTKTFTVGISEGSITSAKGGNASINKDGVVTATTVINAINALGNNTISFSGNTGNTDSQNLNKENGITFGIKGKGLVTTEANGNEILIDLTDETKEKINNIEKGAKSASTAANAGVASAVAMANLPQVSNIAGHRHNIAGAYGYYNGEHAFALGLSGLNETGNLVYKASGSLNTKGHVALGAGLGYQFDKLESRRKDMLTLQRNGNINLLDEKVYELDMEVKQLKAENKENKEMIKLLLERVEKLEKGQK from the coding sequence ATGAGTATTTTTGAAAAAATGAGATATTTGAAATCTCGTTTAAAAACACAAAAAAATATTACTATTGGAGTTGTTATTGCTTACTTAATGCTTGGTTTTGCGGCTTTCGGAGCAACAGCAGATTATGTTTCTATAAATTCTGATGCAAATGGGAATAGACAAAGTGAGGGAGCAACAGCTACGAATGCAATAGCGATAGGACCATCTGCTACAGCTACTGGTGAAAGTTCTCTAGCTGTTGGGGATACTGCAAATGCTAGTAAGTATGCAAGTGCATTTGGTTCATTATCAAAAGCTACAGGAGAAGGAGCACTTGCATTAGGTAATACATCAAATGCATCAGGCCAAAATGCTACATCTATAGGTGTTCAAGCAAATTCATCAGGAATTCAATCAAATGCTATAGGGGCACTTAGTAATGCAAGTGGCCAAAATGCAACAGCAATAGGGGTGCAATCAAAGTCTGAAGGTGTTCAATCAAATGCTATAGGTACTCTTAGTAATGCAGCAGGGATTAATGACATAGCGATAGGTACACAAAGTAATGCAATAGGAAAAAATTCGATTGCAATAGGTTATCAGTCGAACTCAAAAAGTTCTAGTGCAGTTTCAATAGGGAATAAAGCAGTTTCTCATGCAACTTATTCTACAACTTTAGGTTCTACAGCAAATACTCATGGTGGATATGCTACAGCTGTAGGTTCTTATGCTTCTGGATTATCTGATGGTACAACTTCATTTGGTAGTAGAAGTAGAGCAGCTGGATATAGAGCAACTGCCTTAGGTTCATATGCAGATTCTAAAGGTCATGAATCTATAGCTATAGGAGATGCAGCAAGGTCAGAAAAAGCAGATTCAATTGCTATAGGTCGTGGTTCAAAATCGGAGGTAATATCTGGTGTTGCCCTAGGTGCAGAATCTGTTGCTAAAGTTGATTCAGGAATGTTTGGTTTTGATTTAGATAAAGGTGGTGTTTTAACAAGTGTTTCAGATATTTCTACCCTAACAGATGCTGAAAAAGCAAGAGCATTAGAACTTGAAGCTAATGTGAATAATCTTAAAACAGAATTTGAAACTAAAGATCAAGAATATATGAATAGATTATTTACACTACATGGAGAATTAGTAAAGGCAAGAAATGCAAATGATACAGCCAAGGTTAGTGAATTATTAGCAGAAAGAGCTTTACTTGAAAGAGCTGTTACGTCTGCTAGAATGAATTACTATTCAAATGCAGAGGTAAAAGAATACAATAAATTAGTTGGAACATGGAAATCAACATTATCTGCTGTTTCTATAGGAGATAAAGAAGAAGGATTAACAAGACAGATTAATAATTTAGCTGCAGGTACAGAAGATACAGATGCTGTAAATGTAGCACAACTTAAATCAATAAACCTAAAGGTAACAGGAGATAATTTAGCAAATGATGCAACTGCAATAGGTAAGGTAAGATTACATGATCAAAAATTAGCTATTAATGGAACTAGTGGTGAAATTACTACTACAGTTGCAAAAGATGGACAAACAGTAATAATTTCACTTGCAGATGAAATTAAGAATAAAGTAAATGCAATGAAATATTTTTCTGTTAAATCAACTTTAGCAGGAAATAGTCAAAATAATGGTGCAAGTGGAGAAAATTCTATAGCCATAGGACCAAATGCTAATTCAACTGTAAAAGATGGAGTTGCATTAGGTAATGGAGCAAGTGTTAATAATGCACAAGGTACTCCAGGGACTTCAGGTATAGCTATAGGTACAGGTGCACAATCACATCAAATGAGTTCAGCTATGCATGAAGTATTAGTTAGATTTAAGAGAACTAAAGATAAAATGACAGGTGGTATAGCAATAGGGACACAAACTCATGCTAGAATTTCAACTATAGATATAGGAAATAGGGACTATGTTGGAAGAATTGGTGATATTGAATTTAATAAAAATGGTGTAGATAGTTGGAATAGTATAAGTGGAGTTGGAGCAACAACAGTTGGGGATAATTCAATAAATACTTCTAATTTCTCTACTATTAATGGTTCATTTAATACTATAACTAATTCTCAAAGAAATGGGAATCAATTTCATAATTTAGCTAAAGCAATGCAAGGATTTGGAGCATCAATAATAGGAAGTTTAAATAGTATAGAAGGAAATGAAGATTTAGTAGGAAGTGGTACAGGTAGATTAGATCAAATACTTGTGGCATTAGGATCAAAACATCCAGCAACTGGATTGATGTATAGTGGAACAGCATCAAATGCTATAGGATTTGCAAATAAAATAAGTAAAAGTAATGGAGCACTAATTTATGGAGCAGGAAATGAAATAACAAATTCATACTTAACTCCATCTGGAGCGAATGAAATTACGAAATTAGTGGGAGCATCATTCTTAGATTCTAATAATACAGGTGTTGAAATAAAAGAATTAGCAGATTCATTTAGAAAATACATGGGTAATGCAAGACTTGGTTCTGTAGGAGTTATTGGTGGAGCAAATAAAGTTGACTATGCACTTTTCTCAACTGTTAATGGTGTAGGAAATGAGTTAAAAGGTAAAGGAAATATTACTTTAAGTGAAACTAATACTACAATGTCTCAAGTTACAAAAAATGGTAGTGCGTTTGCAATCTTTAATCAAATAACAGGTTATGAAAATAAGGCAACAAATGTTTCTAATTTAATGTTAACTGGAAGTAAAAATGTTGTAGAACATGCAAGTAATAATATAGTTACGGGAAATAACCATTCTATAAAAGGAACTGAAACTGAAATTGCTGAGGGTAATGTAGTAATTGGATTTAATAAAAATAAATCTGATTCTAATTTTAAAGCATCAGCTAAAAATATTGTAGCTATAGGAAATGATATAGTTGCAACTCAAGATGATTCTGTATACTTAGGAAATGGAAGTAAAGATGCTGCGGCTGCAAATACTAAGGCTATGGATACTTATTCAACTGATACAATTAATGGAATTACACTTAATTTTGCAGGTGGAACTCCAACTGGATTAGTTTCAGTAGGTTCTGAAGGAAAAGAAAGAAGAATACAAAATGTTGCTTCTGGATGGATTTCAGCAACAAGTACAGACGCTATTAATGGGTCACAACTTTATTCTGTAATAGATAAATTTAATTCAAAATTATCTGAATCTCCAAAAATAAATGTAGTTGGAAGTGGTAATGTTACAGTTAATCCTGAGGAAAAAGATGGGACTAAGACATTTACAGTGGGTATTTCAGAAGGAAGTATAACATCAGCTAAAGGAGGAAATGCAAGTATAAATAAAGATGGTGTAGTTACAGCTACAACAGTTATTAATGCTATCAATGCTTTAGGAAATAATACTATTAGTTTTTCAGGAAATACTGGAAATACAGATTCACAAAATTTAAATAAAGAAAATGGAATTACTTTTGGAATTAAAGGAAAAGGTTTAGTAACAACAGAAGCAAATGGAAATGAAATATTAATAGATTTAACTGATGAAACAAAAGAAAAGATTAATAATATAGAAAAAGGAGCTAAATCAGCTTCAACTGCAGCTAATGCAGGAGTAGCAAGTGCAGTAGCTATGGCTAACTTACCACAAGTAAGCAATATAGCAGGACATAGACATAATATTGCAGGAGCATATGGATACTATAACGGAGAACATGCATTTGCATTAGGATTATCAGGATTAAATGAAACAGGAAACTTAGTATATAAGGCAAGTGGATCATTAAATACTAAAGGACATGTAGCATTAGGAGCAGGACTTGGATATCAATTTGACAAATTAGAATCAAGAAGAAAAGATATGTTAACATTACAAAGAAATGGAAATATTAACTTACTTGATGAAAAAGTATACGAACTTGATATGGAAGTTAAACAATTAAAAGCTGAAAATAAGGAAAATAAAGAAATGATTAAATTATTACTTGAAAGAGTAGAAAAGTTGGAGAAGGGGCAAAAATAG